A portion of the Corynebacterium heidelbergense genome contains these proteins:
- a CDS encoding excalibur calcium-binding domain-containing protein has translation MFLFTPSLSSFLIGLGFALPSGWWLWCDRKDTKANKGFIERLAEHQRLQEILRDTDPDVAEWVGPKPELQRTPRRWVIVGPAAAICLVLGASASSSSDSAGKTTTYTPPTSTVTQTVAPPTATETAQLFAPPTTEQPPQPAYTPPPAAPQPDVQPEQAPPAQVAPPAEPPASTGTYYASCREARAAGAGPFYRGQPGYRDALDRDGDGIACDKVA, from the coding sequence ATGTTCCTGTTCACACCGAGCCTATCTAGTTTCCTCATCGGTCTAGGATTTGCGCTGCCCTCAGGGTGGTGGTTGTGGTGCGACCGGAAGGACACCAAGGCGAACAAGGGCTTCATTGAACGCCTTGCCGAGCATCAGCGCCTACAAGAAATCTTGCGCGACACCGATCCTGACGTTGCCGAATGGGTAGGCCCAAAACCCGAGTTGCAACGTACTCCTCGCAGATGGGTAATCGTTGGCCCGGCCGCAGCCATTTGCCTGGTTCTGGGTGCTTCTGCCAGCTCATCTTCGGATTCTGCGGGCAAAACAACAACCTACACGCCACCCACATCCACGGTCACGCAGACAGTGGCCCCGCCGACCGCAACGGAAACTGCTCAACTGTTCGCTCCCCCCACCACGGAGCAGCCACCGCAACCCGCATACACCCCGCCCCCGGCAGCACCGCAACCCGACGTGCAGCCTGAGCAAGCACCGCCAGCGCAGGTGGCTCCACCCGCCGAACCGCCCGCATCCACCGGCACCTACTACGCCAGTTGCCGGGAAGCCCGCGCCGCAGGGGCCGGGCCGTTCTACCGTGGACAACCCGGATACCGGGATGCCCTAGACCGAGATGGCGACGGGATTGCCTGCGACAAGGTTGCTTAG
- a CDS encoding ImmA/IrrE family metallo-endopeptidase codes for MTDFTDLQIMADMLQVNLTKHDQGPPGYYHHATRTISTRRGMSARQYRSTLAHELGHAAYGDTPTLNTHYSQRQERRADKFAAHLLITTEAFCDAYAWAQGNFQEIADELEVNQRILRAWIEGKAA; via the coding sequence ATGACTGACTTCACCGACCTGCAGATCATGGCCGACATGCTGCAGGTCAACCTCACCAAACACGACCAAGGGCCACCCGGCTACTACCACCACGCAACCCGCACCATCAGCACACGCCGTGGCATGAGCGCCCGCCAGTACCGCTCAACTCTCGCTCATGAGTTGGGCCACGCCGCTTACGGTGACACGCCAACCCTCAACACCCACTACTCGCAGCGGCAGGAACGCCGCGCGGACAAGTTCGCCGCACACCTGCTAATCACCACAGAAGCCTTCTGCGATGCCTACGCTTGGGCGCAAGGCAACTTCCAGGAAATTGCCGACGAACTCGAAGTCAACCAGCGGATACTCCGCGCATGGATCGAAGGAAAAGCTGCATGA
- a CDS encoding helix-turn-helix domain-containing protein, with protein sequence MKQQLRQVMDDIEAVFGKRKPMLSVAEFATMCGVSPKTVWEWCASGELPASQTKKWAPYRISYRELLRFQEAAHAA encoded by the coding sequence ATGAAACAACAACTACGCCAAGTCATGGACGACATCGAGGCCGTGTTCGGCAAGCGTAAACCCATGCTGTCCGTGGCGGAGTTCGCCACGATGTGCGGGGTATCCCCGAAAACAGTATGGGAGTGGTGCGCGAGCGGTGAGCTGCCCGCGTCGCAGACGAAGAAGTGGGCACCGTACCGGATCAGCTACCGCGAGCTTCTGCGTTTCCAGGAGGCCGCTCATGCTGCTTGA